In Penicillium psychrofluorescens genome assembly, chromosome: 5, a single window of DNA contains:
- a CDS encoding uncharacterized protein (ID:PFLUO_007882-T1.cds;~source:funannotate), translating into MIGSVFFIFNRLVEITFLIPIIGMMAWFVHGYLQANMLTPPYILVLFIVSVIAIFWAFDTLIRFSTTKRSAIFVAFLDLCFFGAFVAGVYELRFIANADCSHWDGGSAWVSLGPFGEFGFRSNNDLSLHINKTCAMLKTSFAFGIMEAAFFLWTAFIALFLHKKHRDEVVVKETTVRRRSHSSRRGSGSRHRHHSSSRRPHYVV; encoded by the exons ATGATTGGTagcgtcttcttcatcttcaaccgcCTGGTGGAGATCACCTTCTTGATCCCCATCATTGGCATGATG GCTTGGTTCGTCCACGGCTACCTCCAAGCCAATATGCTGACCCCGCCCTACATCCTGGTCCTATTCATCGTCAGCGTAATCGCTATCTTCTGGGCCTTTGACACGCTCATCCGCTTCTCCACAACCAAGCGCTCCGCCATCTTCGTCGCCTTCTTGGATCtgtgcttcttcggcgcCTTCGTCGCAGGCGTCTACGAGCTGCgcttcatcgccaacgccgacTGCTCCCATTGGGACGGCGGCAGCGCGTGGGTGTCACTGGGCCCATTCGGCGAGTTTGGCTTCCGCTCGAACAACGATCTCTCGCTGCATATAAACAAGACCTGCGCGATGCTGAAGACCTCCTTTGCGTTTGGCATTATGGAAGCGGCTTTCTTCCTGTGGACTGCGTTCATTGCGCTCTTCTTGCATAAGAAGCACCGCGACGAGGTTGTTGTCAAGGAGACTACCGTACGGAGACGCAGTCATTCCAGTCGTCGTGGATCCGGCTCgcggcatcggcatcatAGCTCCAGCCGCAGGCCGCACTATGTCGTTTGA
- a CDS encoding uncharacterized protein (ID:PFLUO_007884-T1.cds;~source:funannotate), producing the protein MSDKQKPIGPCNAHKNTNRIYLGPGEGAMIRDAIEAAHKWVHDLLPPDLVIRHRWSDNFEVHAHMLCYQSPYLFRRCKPHLTPSTRNTWDESSTSCTREITLSQNMTSSVKLSLEVQT; encoded by the exons ATGAGTGACAAACAAAAACCTATTGGCCCATGCAACGCCCACAAGAACACGAACAGGATCTACTTGGGTCCCGGTGAGGGCGCTATGATTCGGGACGCCATTGAAGCGGCACACAAATG GGTCCATGAcctgcttcctccagatcTCGTCATACGACATCGCTGGAGCGACAACTTCGAGGTACACGCACACATGCTGTGCTACCAGTCTCCCTATCTATTCCGCAGATGCAAGCCCCATCTG ACCCCGTCCACCCGAAACACATGGGACGAATCGTCAACTTCCTGTACACGGGAGATTACTCTGTCGCAGAACATGACGTCCTCTGTCAAACTTTCCTTGGAGGTCCAGACTTGA
- a CDS encoding uncharacterized protein (ID:PFLUO_007887-T1.cds;~source:funannotate), whose translation MSLLRSGRAATVQVRGFTSSSNLRVGPESPHFVDVPRAIQPSAQTKPRVKGTLPVPREIFPARRPDKKTKQYIDDATQVPATGREVKNSSDPEKQEFRLKMAALRRKNLRQGLRELYQRKRVADERITARSQASQAQRDRVLYQPERDDERLTRPSIVQAMLHEKMAVLPDPNREERLAQSKARMESKLAEKEMERLENLQHLYMNARKFITTEEQLDAEIAKVFPTGSNKAWSNDHSEGESVWNLGNPRTVESIVNEGRKSETQRWDILQGRLKKIGEQITGGKL comes from the coding sequence ATGTCTCTCCTCCGCAGCGGCCGGGCGGCCACCGTGCAGGTCCGCGGCTTTACGTCCTCCTCCAATCTTCGAGTCGGCCCCGAATCTCCTCACTTTGTCGATGTCCCAAGAGCCATCCAGCCATCTGCCCAGACCAAACCACGCGTCAAGGGTACTCTCCCAGTGCCTCGCGAGATCTTCCCAGCTCGACGGCCAGACAAGAAGACGAAGCAATATATCGATGATGCAACGCAAGTCCCAGCGACCGGGCGCGAAGTGAAGAACAGCAGCGACCCCGAGAAGCAGGAATTCAGACTGAAAATGGCGGCGCTGCGACGAAAGAACCTCCGACAAGGTCTTCGGGAATTGTACCAGCGGAAACGGGTGGCTGATGAAAGGATTACTGCCCGGAGTCAAGCCAGCCAAGCACAACGCGATCGGGTCCTCTACCAGCCCGAGAGAGACGATGAGCGGTTAACGCGGCCGTCCATCGTCCAAGCGATGCTGCATGAAAAGATGGCCGTCCTACCGGATCCCAATCGAGAGGAACGTCTGGCTCAATCGAAAGCGCGCATGGAGTCCAAGCTggctgagaaggaaatgGAACGCCTGGAGAACTTGCAGCACCTGTACATGAATGCGCGCAAATTCATCACGACAGAGGAGCAGCTCGATGCCGAAATTGCCAAGGTATTCCCTACCGGCTCCAACAAGGCGTGGAGCAATGACCATTCAGAGGGTGAAAGTGTATGGAATTTGGGTAACCCTCGGACTGTGGAGTCAATTGTGAACGAAGGACGGAAGAGTGAGACCCAACGCTGGGATATTCTCCAGGGCAGACTCAAGAAGATTGGAGAGCAGATCACTGGGGGCAAGCTTTGA
- a CDS encoding uncharacterized protein (ID:PFLUO_007883-T1.cds;~source:funannotate) produces MELSAKLPFSKRRLRPRIVISYIFDYVILIACIIGFYILDSIEPFHQHFSLRNISLQYPYAVHERVPIALALTISGVFPLVLIIIYTLGIDGLFSHHKQDPTSGRRKLRGPYRWKDRLWEMNCGILGLLLAQGLAFVVTQVLKNACGKPRPDLIARCQPPAGSHDEIPGLSNYTICTGDPALIKDGFLSWPSGHSSSSFAGLGYTALWLGGKLHVMDNRGEVWKTLLIMVPLIAATLIAVSRIMDARHHPFDVITGGLLGLITGYVSYRQYFPPITEAWRKGRAYPIRTWGTDPVDPHGNTKMGHFDESAAALRNLDDEQLGSVQSNTTAAPYLGSTNPFVSPAYPRRPHDHDPDGNWSSSEDDVSNVYEMQHGYAVAQNPGAVRSSPQYTGYPPQMMPTGGLSAPSVTVSHPGRGQPLTDPV; encoded by the exons ATGGAACTTTCCGCCAAGCTGCCCTTCTCCAAGCGCCGACTGCGTCCGCGCATTGTTATCTC GTACATCTTCGACTATGTCATTCTTAT TGCTTGCATCATTGGCTTCTACATCCTCGACTCCATCGAGCCATTCCACCAGCACTTCTCCCTCCGCAACATCTCCCTCCAGTACCCGTACGCCGTGCACGAGCGTGTTCCGATCGCCCTCGCTCTTACCATCTCGGGCGTCTTTCCCCTGGTCCTGATCATTATCTACACCCTCGGGATCGATGGCTTGTTCTCGCACCACAAGCAAGATCCAACttctgggagaagaaagtTGAGAGGCCCGTATCGGTGGAAGGATCGCCTGTGGGAAATGAATTGTGGCATTCTGGGCTTGCTACTGGCGCAGGGACTGGCCTTTGTGGTTACACAGGTGCTCAAGAATGCATGTGGCAAGCCTCGACCCGATCTGATCGCAAGGTGCCAACCGCCCGCCGGAAGCCATGATGAGATCCCGGGCTTGTCAAACTACACGATCTGCACTGGAGACCCTGCACTGATCAAAGATGGATTCCTTTCTTGGCCATCAG GTCATAGCAGCT CATCCTTCGCCGGCCTAGGCTATACAGCACTCTGGTTAGGCGGTAAGCTGCACGTCATGGACAATCGCGGCGAGGTCTGGAAGACCTTGCTGATCATGGTTCCTCTGATCGCGGCAACCCTGATCGCCGTCTCGCGCATCATGGACGCGCGCCATCATCCATTCGACGTGATCACCGGCGGGCTTCTGGGTCTCATCACCGGCTATGTCTCCTATCGCCAGTACTTTCCTCCGATCACCGAGGCCTGGCGCAAGGGACGTGCCTATCCGATCCGCACCTGGGGTACCGACCCCGTCGATCCTCACGGGAATACCAAGATGGGCCACTTCGACGAGAGCGCGGCTGCTCTGCGCAATCTCGACGATGAGCAACTAGGTTCAGTGCAATCTAACACCACGGCGGCACCTTACCTAGGATCCACGAATCCATTCGTTTCCCCTGCCTACCCACGGCGGCCGCACGACCACGATCCCGATGGTAACTGGTCGTCTAGCGAGGATGATGTTAGCAACGTGTATGAAATGCAGCATGGGTATGCGGTAGCACAGAATCCGGGGGCTGTTCGCTCTTCGCCGCAGTATACTGGGTATCCGCCGCAGATGATGCCGACTGGGGGTCTCTCGGCTCCGTCGGTGACGGTCAGTCATCCGGGTCGAGGGCAGCCACTTACAGACCCGGTCTAA
- a CDS encoding uncharacterized protein (ID:PFLUO_007881-T1.cds;~source:funannotate) has product MPRLNGTRLGAIRAYFFGFFICTAGFLFGYDTGVVGGVLTLKSYIKDFGYTDETTVSAVMVSLQNAGAFFAALGIFPISDRFGRKYTIQVAMLLFCIGIVLQVVPSHSLVCFYIGRVVSGVGLGSATAVVPAYSAEMAPKEIRGMVGGGMQGLFAMGVMVSYWIDYGVEVGLPAISRQWQIPVGLQIVPAAVLGLGLIPMPESTRWLAKKGRLEEALTSLQWIRASESAEVKAEFNEIQTGLEEELRATEGVKKRELLEPANRYRIALAFFLFLAQQCTGMTSLAYFGPQFFKTLVGNNNSQSLLITGLFGAEKFVTCTTYLLFFSEMWGRKPTLYITAFMMTVCFVIVTVLHETTVATTPSGPTSAGKATVAMIFVTNAIYQFSWGPVIWPYTAEIFPSRIREFGVSVAVSSQWLFNFLFSLVTPYMIASMGSYTFVFFAACDFVMGWVVFFFVKETRGKSLEEMETLFHSNAAFNVALARDKGRASADIHHNEDAVPSIEA; this is encoded by the exons ATGCCTAGGTTAAACGGAACCAGGCTCGGAGCTATCCGCGCATACTTTTTCGGCTTCTTTATCTGTACCGCCGGGTTCTTGTTCGGATATGACACAGGTGTCGTGG GTGGCGTCCTAACGCTAAAGTCCTACATAAAGGATTTCGGCTATACCGATGAAACCACCGTCAGCGCGGTCATGGTCAGTCTACAGAATGCTGGCGCCTTCTTTGCCGCTTTGGGTATCTTCCCCATCTCCGACCGATTCGGGCGCAAGTACACCATCCAAGTCGCCATGTTACTTTTCTGCATTGGTATCGTGCTACAGGTTGTCCCTTCGCACTCGCTCGTCTGCTTCTACATCGGACGTGTCGTAAGTGGAGTTGGTCTTGGTTCAGCTACTGCCGTTGTACCCGCGTACAGCGCCGAGATGGCGCCTAAGGAGATTCGTGGTATGGTTGGCGGTGGCATGCAGGGTCTCTTTGCCATGGGTGTCATGGTCAGCTACTGGATTGACTACGGAGTCGAGGTTGGCTTGCCAGCGATCTCTAGACAGTGGCAGATCCCGGTCGGGCTCCAAATAGTGCCGGCAGCAGTGCTAGGTCTTGGTCTAATACCTATGCCAGAGAGCACGCGCTGGCTGGCTAAGAAGGGACGGCTTGAGGAAGCGTTAACATCCCTACAGTGGATTCGCGCTAGTGAGA GCGCCGAAGTGAAAGCGGAATTCAACGAGATCCAAACTGGTCTTGAGGAGGAACTACGGGCCACCGAGGGCgtcaagaagcgcgagcTTCTAGAACCCGCCAACCGCTACCGGATCGCACttgctttcttcttgtttctgGCTCAGCAATGCACGGGAATGACCTCGCTCGCGTACTTTGGGCCGCAATTCTTCAAGACCCTCGTCGGTAACAACAACAGCCAGTCTCTGCTCATCACGGGTCTCTTTGGTGCCGAGAAGTTCGTCACTTGCACTACCTATCTCCTATTCTTCTCGGAAATGTGGGGGCGCAAGCCGACTCTTTACATTACTGCTTTCATGATGACCGTCTGCTTCGTGATCGTGACCGTTCTCCACGAAACCACCGTTGCCACAACACCCTCAGGCCCAACAAGTGCTGGCAAAGCCACCGTGGCGATGATCTTCGTCACTAATGCCATCTACCAGTTCAGCTGGGGTCCAGTTATATGGCCGTATACTGCCGAG ATCTTCCCAAGTCGCATCCGTGAGTTCGGAGTCTCAGTCGCAGTGTCCTCGCAATGGCTCTTCAacttcctcttctcgctcGTCACCCCGTATATGATCGCATCTATGGGCAGCTACACCTTCGTCTTTTTCGCGGCTTGCGATTTCGTCATGGGCTGGGTCGTGTTTTTCTTTGTGAAGGAGACTAGGGGGAAGAgcttggaggagatggaaaCACTCTTCCACAGCAACGCTGCTTTCAATGTCGCCCTTGCCAGAGACAAGGGACGGGCATCTGCGGATATCCACCATAATGAGGATGCGGTACCTAGTATTGAGGCTTGA
- a CDS encoding uncharacterized protein (ID:PFLUO_007886-T1.cds;~source:funannotate), protein MDSVVAQIKHLMQTADEVGRLNIRKTLQQVQSEFDSTNEVVHSLANLSLLPSILRVGADLNLFGSLCRHQGSMSVNDLAKSSGASPQLLARLLRYLASNNIVHEISEDQYEANKTTHSIADPVGDGMLHFGFDVHGRIAQVLPTFLAETNYQDITCVTKTPFQKAFNTELANFDWLVQHPELFASLQKIMTSMKSADWITGFDLIDQEAQKVSSGPAEGFTKPFFVDVGGGYGHQCMMLAKKYPNLLDHLVLQDLPEAVKKLPPIEGVKAEAYDFFEKQPIIGAKFYYMRRIMHDWCDEDASKILRNVAAAMGPDSRILIDEVVLPRTGAHWRATMADIAMMAASAGKERSVPQWNALCERSGLRVEHIHIYEPVTYTSILVLGPH, encoded by the exons ATGGACTCCGTTGTTGCCCAGATCAAACATTTGATGCAAACCGCCGACGAAGTCGGTCGGTTGAACATCCGCAAGACTCTCCAACAGGTGCAGTCAGAGTTTGATTCTACTAACGAAGTCGTGCATTCTCTTGCGAACTTG AGCTTGCTCCCGTCGATCCTCCGCGTTGGCGCCGACCTGAACCTATTCGGCTCGCTGTGCAGGCATCAGGGCTCCATGAGTGTCAACGACCTTGCAAAGTCGTCTGGTGCATCACCTCAGCTACTAG CGCGACTTCTTCGTTACTTGGCTTCCAACAACATTGTACATGAAATCAGCGAAGACCAATACGAAGCCAACAAAACCACTCACAGCATTGCAGACCCCGTCGGAGATGGCATGCTTCACTTCGG ATTCGACGTCCATGGTCGCATCGCACAGGTTCTGCCAACGTTCTTGGCCGAAACAAACTACCAAGATATCACCTGTGTGACCAAGACTCCATTTCAGAAGGCTTTCAATACTGAGCTCGCTAACTTCGACTGGCTCGTTCAACATCCTGAGCTCTTCGCATCTTTGCAGAAGATCATGACCTCGATGAAATCAGCTGATTGGATCACCGGGTTTGATTTAATTGACCAGGAAGCTCAAAAAGTTTCTTCTGGACCCGCAGAGGGTTTTACAAAGCCCTTTTTCGTGGATGTTGGCGGCGGGTACGGACACCAATGTATGATGCTTGCGAAGAAGTATCCCAACCTCCTAGACCATCTTGTCCTCCAGGATTTGCCAGAGGCAGTCAAAAAGCTTCCTCCTATTGAAGGCGTGAAAGCTGAAGCTTATGATTTCTTTGAGAAGCAACCCATTATAG GGGCCAAATTCTATTACATGCGCAGAATCATGCACGACTGGTGCGACGAAGATGCTTCAAAGATTCTTCGGAACGTGGCAGCCGCCATGGGCCCCGATTCCCGCATTCTGATCGACGAAGTCGTCCTCCCTAGGACTGGCGCTCACTGGCGGGCGACAATGGCTGAtatcgccatgatggctgcGTCTGCTGGAAAGGAGCGCAGCGTGCCGCAGTGGAATGCACTTTGTGAGCGTTCCGGATTGCGGGTCGAGCATATTCACATTTACGAGCCGGTGACTTATACGTCGATTCTAGTCTTGGGACCCCATTAG
- a CDS encoding uncharacterized protein (ID:PFLUO_007888-T1.cds;~source:funannotate), whose amino-acid sequence MGTGKKEAARKVRQGKLDDGMGNVKTKGENFYRDAKKIRTLNMFKDGKAQRNASGKITQAASYQSRDAPVARIEPNRKWFGNTRVISQQALSSFREAVAERAADPYQVLLKTNKLPMSLIRDGDGTNGLKQHQAKMAVETAPYTDTFGPKAQRKRVKLGVASLEDLAGETAKMHDSYLEKLDQGTFSDGTAIVNGDDVAREDPGTYTTARESVFSKGQSKRIWNELYKVIDSSDVVIHVLDARDPVGTRCRSVEKYIHDEAPHKHLIFVLNKCDLVPTGVAASWVRHLSKDYPTLAFHANINNSFGKGSLIQLLRQFSALHSDRKQVSVGFIGYPNTGKSSIINTLRKKKVCTVAPIPGETKVWQYITLMKRIYLIDCPGVVPPNQNDTEEDILLRGVCRVENVENPEQYIPAVLRRVQPRHLERTYGVKDQHDAIEFLSVLARKGGRLLKGGEPDLDGVAKMVINDFLRGKIPWFTPPPKGAGVDGGKIEGREGRLGEMGRKRKLDETTSEAADEKAESSDSQPGGDQEFEGFGESDDDNDSIANLEISDEESGEEND is encoded by the exons ATGGGTaccggaaagaaagaggCCGCCCGGAAGGTGCGGCAGGGTAAGCTGGATGATGGCATGGGGAACGTGAAGACCAAAGGTGAAAACTTCTACAG AGATGCAAAGAAGATAAGGACCTTGAACATGTTcaaggatggcaaggccCAGCGCAATGCTTCTGGAAAAATCACCCAGGCTGCCTCTTACCAGTCGCGCGATGCCCCGGTTGCTCGCATTGAGCCCAACCGAAAATGGTTCGGCAACACCCGAGTCATCTCTCAACAGGCACTGTCTTCGTTCCGTGAGGCCGTAGCAGAGCGCGCGGCGGACCCATACCAGGTCCTGCTCAAGACCAACAAACTTCCCATGAGTCTCATCCGGGATGGTGACGGGACGAATGGCTTGAAACAGCACCAGGCGAAGATGGCAGTTGAAACCGCTCCTTACACTGACACGTTCGGTCCCAAGGCTCAGCGAAAGCGAGTGAAGCTAGGCGTGGCATCTCTGGAAGACCTTGCTGGCGAGACCGCCAAGATGCACGACTCGTATCTCGAGAAGTTGGATCAAGGCACATTCTCGGATGGGACTGCGATCGTCAATGGTGACGACGTTGCTCGCGAGGACCCCGGCACTTATACCACTGCGCGAGAGTCGGTATTCTCCAAGGGACAAAGCAAGCGGATTTGGAATGAACTTTACAAAGTCATCGACTCCTCCGATGTTGTGATTCACGTTCTGGATGCTCGTGACCCCGTTGGCACCCGCTGCCGGAGTGTTGAAAAATACATCCACGACGAAGCTCCGCACAAACACTTGATCTTTGTCCTGAACAAGTGTGATCTTGTCCCGACCGGTGTTGCT GCTTCTTGGGTCCGCCACCTGTCAAAAGATTATCCCACTCTCGCATTCCACGCCAACATCAATAACTCCTTTGGTAAAGGTTCTCTCATCCAGCTGCTTCGCCAGTTTTCAGCCCTGCACTCCGACCGGAAACAAGTTTCCGTCGGTTTTATCGGATACCCCAACACCGGCAAGtcttccatcatcaacactcttcggaagaagaaggtttGCACTGTGGCTCCTATCCCTGGTGAGACCAAGGTGTGGCAGTACATCACCCTGATGAAGCGGATCTACCTCATCGATTGTCCCGGAGTCGTTCCGCCAAACCAGAATGACACGGAGGAGgacattcttcttcgtggcgTTTGCCGGGTTGAGAATGTTGAGAACCCAGAACAGTATATTCCAGCTGTACTTCGTCGCGTCCAACCCCGTCACCTGGAGCGGACATATGGTGTTAAGGATCAACATGATGCCATTGAGTTTTTGAGCGTTCTCGCCCGCAAGGGAGGCCGACTACTCAAGGGAGGCGAGCCGGACCTGGACGGCGTGGCCAAGATGGTAATCAATGATTTCCTCCGCGGGAAGATTCCTTGGTTCACGCCTCCTCCGAAGGGAGCTGGCGTGGATGGCGGTAAGATCGAGGGCCGCGAAGGCCGACTTGGGGAGATGGGACGCAAGCGCAAGCTGGACGAGACAACCTCCGAGGCAGCCGACGAGAAAGCCGAATCTTCCGATTCGCAGCCTGGTGGTGATCAGGAGTTTGAGGGTTTTGGAGAGAGCGACGACGATAACGACTCCATTGCAAACCTGGAAATcagcgatgaagaaagtGGCGAGGAGAACGATTGA
- a CDS encoding uncharacterized protein (ID:PFLUO_007885-T1.cds;~source:funannotate), protein MKTFVTLAAFAAGTNALVGRSNSCCFHLTASGGVSGSIGQLNDGQTRVGDNSLSPAQFCLDSSNGTITDSKGRGCVITSETTQFQCDAGAAPTQGFSINSQGELVFQGSDNFIACETGERNGRNIYTTDSADITMCKPVNLHADSCSSSGAGASSSSVVTPVYSTIPVSSAPATESTPAVSPSGYPGSVSSVPASSVPVSSVPATESTPAASPSGYPGSGSSVPASSVSVPVTESTTTTESTATESTPAVSPSGYPGSVSSVPASSVSVPVTESTATESTPAVTPSGYPGSVSSVPASSVSVPVTESTTTTESTATESTPAVTPSGYPGSVSSVPASSVSVPVTESTTVTESTVTESTPAVSPSGYPGSGSGTSVSAPAGSGSPPLAGSPYTVLTTVTVTDCSCSATPGVPAPGSGSSVPGSQPSGPASGSPAPATTPIVSSQPGGPASMSASSPSVFTSVPVSASSVYPSVPASGSSVPAGSASVAPSATGSSSGSCPTDLSGDYEFPHLIIPVDSSSPDTAPGTSYNGTLTSSISSLFNFDIPSSDAGKTCSLVFLFPEKQDLETSSFSFSGDGQIDFAQLSSPASSSTSYSNMPSVSQDFGTTTVSPGNSYVISTFSCPAGQTVGYEMKNAGSTDLNFFEDYNPSPLGLYITVC, encoded by the exons ATGAAGACCTTCGTCACCCTCGCAGCCTTCGCTGCCGGCACTAATGCCTTGGTTGGTCGCAGCAACTCCTGCTGCTTCCACCTGACGGCTTCTGGCGGTGTCTCAGGCTCGATTGGCCAGCTGAACGATGGCCAGACCCGTGTTGGAGATAACTCTCTGTCGCCAGCTCAGTTCTGCCTCGACTCGTCCAACGGCACTATCACCGATAGCAAGGGCCGTGGATGCGTCATCACCT CCGAAACTACTCAGTTCCAGTGTGATGCAGGTGCTGCTCCCACCCAGGGCTTCTCTATCAACTCccagggcgagctggtgtTCCAAGGCAGTGACAACTTCATTGCTTGTGAAACTGGCGAGAGAAACGGCCGGAACATCTACACCACTGACAGTGCCGATATCACCATGTGCAAGCCTGTGAACCTGCACGCTGACTCTTGCTCGAgctctggtgctggcgcttcttcgtcttccgtGGTCACACCCGTTTACTCGACTATCCCAGTCTCCTCTGCTCCGGCCACTGAGTCTACTCCTGCCGTCTCGCCTTCGGGTTACCCTGGCTCGGTCTCCTCCGTCCCGGCTTCCTCTGTGCCCGTTTCATCGGTTCCGGCCACCGAGTCTACTCCTGCTGCCTCGCCTTCGGGATACCCTGGTTCCGGCTCCTCTGTTCCGGCTTCCTCTGTGTCTGTCCCGGTCACTGAGTCTACTACTACCACTGAGTCTACTGCCACCGAGTCTACCCCTGCCGTCTCGCCTTCGGGATACCCTGGCTCGGTTTCCTCCGTCCCGGCTTCCTCTGTGTCTGTCCCGGTCACTGAGTCTACTGCCACCGAGTCTACTCCTGCCGTCACTCCTTCAGGATACCCTGGCTCGGTCTCCTCCGTCCCGGCTTCCTCTGTGTCTGTCCCGGTCACTGAGTCTACTACTACCACTGAGTCTACTGCCACCGAGTCTACTCCTGCCGTCACTCCTTCAGGATACCCTGGCTCGGTCTCCTCCGTCCCGGCTTCCTCTGTGTCTGTCCCGGTCACTGAGTCTACTACTGTCACTGAGTCTACTGTCACCGAGTCTACTCCTGCCGTCTCGCCTTCGGGATACCCTGGCTCTGGTTCCGGCACCTCTGTTTCGGCCCCGGCCGGCTCGGGTAGCCCTCCTTTGGCTGGCTCGCCCTACACCGTGCTGACCACGGTGACCGTCACTGACTGCAGCTGCTCTGCTACCCCTGgtgttcctgctcctggtaGCGGGTCATCTGTCCCTGGCTCGCAGCCCTCCGGTCCCGCCAGCGGCTCCCCGGCCCCGGCTACCACTCCCATTGTTTCGTCTCAGCCGGGTGGCCCTGCTAGCATGTCtgcttcctcgcccagcgtcTTTACTTCGGTTCCAGTCAGCGCCTCCAGCGTCTACCCTTCGGTTCCCGCTAGCGGCTCCAGCGTCCCTGCTGGCTCGGCCTCGGTTGCTCCCTCTGCCACCGGCTCGTCCAGCGGCAGCTGCCCTACTGATCTGTCGGGCGACTATGAGTTCCCGCACCTGATCATTCCCGTCGACTCTTCTTCGCCCGACACTGCCCCCGGCACCTCGTACAACGGTACCCTgacctcttccatctccagcctgTTCAACTTCGACATTCCCTCGTCGGATGCCGGCAAGACCTGCAGCCTGGTGTTCCTCTTCCCCGAGAAGCAGGACCTCGAGACCTCGTCTTTCAGCTTCAGCGGTGATGGCCAGATTGACTTCGCTCAGCTCTCGTCGCCCGCGAGCTCTTCCACCTCGTACAGCAACATGCCCTCTGTCTCTCAGGACTTCGGTACGACTACCGTCTCGCCCGGCAACTCCTACGTGATCTCCACCTTCTCGTGCCCGGCTGGCCAGACTGTCGGCTacgagatgaagaacgcTGGTTCTACCGAcctcaacttcttcgaggaCTACAACCCCTCGCCTCTGGGTCTGTACATCACCGTCTGCTAA